The Callospermophilus lateralis isolate mCalLat2 chromosome 15, mCalLat2.hap1, whole genome shotgun sequence genome window below encodes:
- the Vstm4 gene encoding V-set and transmembrane domain-containing protein 4 isoform X2, translated as MRLLALVAALLLARAPAPEVCGALNVTVSPGPVVDYLEGENATLHCHVSQKRRKDSLLAVRWFFARSNSQEALMVKMTKLRVVQYYGNFSRSANRQRLRLLEERRGTLYRLSVLTLRPADQGHYVCKVQEISKHRNKWTAWSNGSSATEMRGVSSHLWERGMLLGVSLVTLSHCWPFTVKLIMCSFLQCP; from the exons ATGCGGCTCCTGGCGCTGGTGGCGGCGTTGCTGCTGGCGCGGGCTCCGGCCCCGG AGGTCTGTGGGGCTCTCAATGTCACCGTGTCCCCAGGGCCCGTGGTTGACTACCTGGAGGGGGAAAATGCCACCCTCCACTGCCATGTCTCCCAGAAGAGGCGGAAGGACAGCTTGTTGGCCGTGCGCTGGTTCTTTGCACGTTCGAACTCCCAGGAGGCCTTGATGGTCAAGATGACCAAGCTCCGAGTGGTGCAGTACTACGGGAACTTCAGTCGTAGCGCCAACAGGCAGAGGCTGCGCCTGCTTGAGGAGAGGCGGGGGACGCTCTACAGGCTCTCAGTGTTGACCCTTCGGCCAGCAGATCAAGGGCATTATGTCTGCAAAGTCCAGGAAATCAGCAAGCACAGGAATAAATGGACAGCCTGGTCCAATGGCTCCTCAGCAACAGAAATGAGAGGTG TCTCAAGCCATCTGTGGGAGAGGGGAATGCTTCTTGGGGTTTCCCTTGTAACATTATCCCACTGTTGGCCCTTCACTGTGAAACTGATCATGTGCTCCTTCCTGCAATGTCCTTAA